One segment of Bradyrhizobium sp. CB2312 DNA contains the following:
- a CDS encoding ABC transporter ATP-binding protein, producing the protein MTAYLKLDHIDKIFTRGAATTEVLKDINLTIEKGEYVSIIGHSGCGKSTLLNIIAGLTGATTGGVLLENREVNSPGPDRAVVFQNHSLLPWLTVYENVRLGVDKVFAKSKSKAERDAWVMHNLNLVQMAHARDKRPSEISGGMKQRVGIARALAMEPKVLLLDEPFGALDALTRAHLQDSVMALHQKLGNTILMITHDVDEAVLLSDRIVMMTNGPSARIGEVLEVPLARPRKRLELATNATYLKCRQRVLEFLYERHRFVEAA; encoded by the coding sequence ATGACCGCCTATCTGAAGCTCGATCACATCGACAAGATCTTTACCCGCGGCGCTGCGACGACCGAGGTGCTGAAGGACATCAATCTCACCATCGAGAAGGGCGAATACGTCTCGATCATCGGCCATTCCGGCTGCGGCAAGTCGACCCTGCTCAACATCATCGCGGGATTGACGGGCGCCACCACCGGCGGCGTGCTGCTGGAGAACCGCGAGGTCAACTCGCCGGGGCCCGACCGCGCGGTGGTGTTCCAGAACCACAGCCTGCTGCCGTGGCTGACTGTCTACGAGAACGTCAGGCTCGGTGTCGACAAGGTCTTTGCCAAGTCCAAGTCGAAGGCCGAACGCGACGCTTGGGTCATGCACAATCTGAATCTCGTGCAGATGGCGCATGCCAGGGACAAGCGTCCGTCCGAAATCTCCGGCGGCATGAAGCAGCGTGTCGGCATCGCGCGGGCGCTCGCGATGGAACCGAAGGTGCTGTTGCTGGACGAGCCATTCGGCGCGCTCGACGCGCTGACGCGGGCGCATTTGCAGGACTCGGTGATGGCGCTGCATCAGAAGCTCGGCAACACCATCTTGATGATCACACACGACGTCGACGAAGCCGTGCTGCTCTCCGACCGCATCGTGATGATGACGAATGGGCCGAGCGCGCGTATCGGTGAGGTGCTGGAGGTGCCGCTGGCGCGGCCGCGCAAGCGACTCGAGCTCGCCACCAACGCGACGTATCTGAAGTGCCGCCAGCGCGTGCTCGAATTCCTCTATGAGCGTCATCGCTTCGTAGAGGCCGCATAA
- a CDS encoding MFS transporter gives MTKNPTWISDWRPEDEAFWNATGKTIARRNLIWSIVAEHIGFSVWLIWSIVTTKLPQAGFHYTTDQLFQLVAVPGLIGAFMRFPYTFAVTTFGGRNWTIFSAAVLFIPTLSLAYFVSHPDTPFWLMLLVASTAGLGGGNFASSMTNISFFFPDRMKGWALGLNAAGGNIGVSSVQLLTPILMTLAVINLFQASPVDGIFLQNAGLMWVLPIAIAVFGAVFFMNNLTTAKSSIKNQLAVVKRKHTWIMAYLYIGTFGSFIGYSAAFPLLLKTLFPSVTISIAFLGPLVGSLSRPLGGWLADRIGGSIITFWNFIVMAGATVGVVYFVGQKDFVGFLSMFLILFVTTGIGNGSTYRMIPSIFREQNLFRVRGKGDVARAAALKTASIESGAAVGFIGAVGAVGGYLIPSGFGKSIAMTGGPQLALAIYLGFYASCLALTWWFYLRRSPQGEGAPSLAEARV, from the coding sequence ATGACGAAGAATCCGACTTGGATTTCAGATTGGCGCCCCGAAGACGAGGCGTTCTGGAATGCGACTGGCAAGACTATCGCGCGCCGCAACCTGATCTGGTCGATCGTGGCCGAGCATATCGGCTTCTCGGTCTGGCTGATCTGGAGCATCGTCACCACCAAGCTGCCGCAGGCGGGCTTCCACTACACCACCGACCAGCTGTTCCAGCTCGTCGCCGTGCCGGGCCTGATCGGCGCATTCATGCGCTTTCCCTACACTTTCGCAGTGACGACCTTCGGCGGCCGCAACTGGACCATCTTCAGTGCGGCGGTGCTGTTCATTCCGACGCTGTCGCTCGCCTATTTCGTCAGTCATCCCGACACGCCGTTCTGGCTGATGCTGCTGGTCGCCTCGACCGCCGGTCTTGGCGGCGGCAACTTCGCCTCCAGCATGACCAACATCTCCTTCTTCTTCCCTGACCGGATGAAGGGGTGGGCGCTCGGCCTGAATGCCGCCGGCGGCAATATCGGCGTCTCCAGCGTGCAGCTCCTGACCCCGATCCTGATGACGCTCGCCGTCATCAACCTGTTCCAGGCCTCCCCCGTCGACGGCATCTTCCTCCAGAACGCCGGGCTGATGTGGGTGCTGCCGATCGCGATCGCGGTGTTCGGCGCGGTGTTCTTCATGAACAACCTCACCACGGCGAAATCGTCGATCAAAAATCAGCTCGCGGTGGTCAAGCGCAAGCACACCTGGATCATGGCCTATCTCTATATCGGCACGTTCGGGTCCTTCATCGGCTACTCCGCGGCGTTCCCGCTCCTGCTCAAGACGTTGTTTCCGTCGGTGACGATCTCGATCGCCTTCCTCGGCCCGCTGGTCGGCTCGCTATCGCGTCCGCTCGGCGGCTGGCTTGCCGACAGGATCGGCGGCTCCATCATCACGTTCTGGAATTTCATCGTGATGGCGGGTGCCACGGTCGGCGTGGTCTATTTCGTCGGGCAGAAGGATTTCGTCGGCTTCCTCTCGATGTTCCTGATCCTGTTCGTGACCACGGGCATCGGCAACGGCTCGACCTACCGCATGATCCCCTCGATCTTCCGCGAGCAGAATCTGTTCAGGGTGCGCGGCAAGGGCGATGTCGCGCGTGCGGCTGCCTTGAAGACCGCGAGCATCGAGAGCGGTGCGGCGGTCGGCTTCATCGGCGCGGTCGGTGCCGTCGGCGGCTATCTGATCCCGAGCGGTTTCGGCAAGTCGATTGCCATGACCGGCGGGCCGCAGCTCGCGCTCGCGATCTATCTCGGCTTCTACGCCTCGTGCCTGGCCTTGACCTGGTGGTTCTATTTGCGTCGCAGCCCGCAGGGCGAAGGCGCGCCAAGCCTTGCCGAAGCGCGTGTCTAG